The Pedobacter roseus genome contains a region encoding:
- a CDS encoding DUF885 domain-containing protein, which translates to MKKTLLFAACITAMLGCKQKNSSDNGAENKTFAALCEQYYQDGLKINPLSATYIGDERYNDLLANDGSQAYLKEFKSYNQRYLDSLGKYDRESLGANDKLSYDYLKDQLEINLEGLKYHSEYLPFNQMFALPLTIGQFGSGTGIQPFKTVKNYEDWLKRVDAFAVWADTAIGNFKKGAAAGIVLPKALVVKMIPQMQSMVVAKPEESLFYGPVKLMPKSFSASDKEKLTAAYRNSITNVIIPTYKKLGDYLQNEYLPKSRTTSGYSAMPGGLAWYTYLVKQQTTTNKTPEEIYQTGLKEVARIKGQMDSIKNLVGFKGDLKAFFEYMKTDKKFMPYKTPQEVLAAFENIHQRMKPNLKKMFEVEPKIPFEIRQTEAFRAASASAEYNQGSADGSRPGIFYVPILDAKTFNTTSGMESLFLHEAIPGHHYQISLTQENKSLPNFRRFGGHNAYVEGWALYCESLGKELGLYQDPYQHMGALGDEMHRAIRLVVDVAIHTKNMSREEAIKYMTDNEAISTEGATAEIERYMGIPAQALGYKTGAMKIRELRTKYEKELGPKFKLAAFHTAVLKDGSFPLSVFEAKMDAWAASQK; encoded by the coding sequence ATGAAAAAAACACTTCTTTTTGCTGCCTGCATTACTGCAATGCTTGGCTGTAAGCAAAAAAACAGTTCTGATAATGGCGCAGAAAACAAAACTTTTGCGGCCCTTTGCGAACAATATTATCAGGATGGATTAAAAATAAACCCTTTAAGCGCCACCTACATCGGAGATGAGCGTTATAACGATCTTTTGGCCAACGATGGGTCGCAAGCCTATTTAAAAGAATTTAAAAGCTACAATCAGCGTTATCTGGATAGCTTGGGTAAATATGACCGCGAAAGCCTTGGCGCAAACGATAAATTATCTTACGACTACCTAAAAGACCAATTGGAAATTAATCTGGAAGGATTAAAGTATCATTCCGAATACCTGCCTTTCAACCAGATGTTTGCTTTACCCCTAACCATTGGTCAATTTGGTTCTGGAACGGGGATCCAGCCTTTTAAAACGGTGAAAAACTACGAAGACTGGCTAAAACGTGTTGATGCATTTGCGGTGTGGGCCGATACAGCCATTGGGAATTTCAAAAAAGGTGCAGCAGCAGGTATCGTATTGCCAAAAGCATTGGTGGTAAAAATGATTCCTCAGATGCAAAGCATGGTGGTAGCCAAACCTGAAGAAAGTTTGTTTTATGGCCCGGTTAAGTTAATGCCTAAAAGTTTTTCTGCCTCGGACAAAGAAAAATTGACAGCTGCCTACCGCAATTCGATCACCAATGTCATCATTCCTACTTATAAAAAATTAGGTGATTATCTGCAAAACGAATACCTGCCCAAAAGCCGTACAACTTCGGGCTATTCTGCTATGCCAGGTGGATTGGCCTGGTATACTTATCTGGTAAAACAACAAACTACTACCAATAAAACCCCTGAAGAAATTTATCAGACCGGTTTAAAAGAGGTTGCCCGCATTAAAGGCCAGATGGACAGCATCAAAAATCTGGTAGGTTTTAAAGGTGATTTAAAGGCCTTTTTCGAATATATGAAAACCGATAAAAAATTCATGCCCTACAAAACACCGCAGGAAGTGCTGGCTGCTTTTGAAAATATCCATCAACGCATGAAACCCAATCTGAAAAAGATGTTTGAGGTGGAACCTAAAATACCTTTCGAAATCCGTCAAACAGAGGCTTTCAGGGCTGCATCGGCCAGTGCAGAGTATAATCAGGGCTCGGCAGATGGTTCTCGTCCAGGCATTTTCTACGTGCCGATTTTGGATGCCAAAACATTCAATACCACATCGGGCATGGAATCGTTATTTCTTCATGAAGCTATCCCTGGTCACCATTACCAGATTTCTTTAACACAGGAGAACAAATCGCTGCCAAATTTCCGTCGTTTTGGCGGGCACAATGCTTATGTAGAAGGCTGGGCGCTTTATTGCGAATCACTAGGGAAAGAATTGGGTCTTTATCAGGATCCTTATCAACACATGGGGGCTCTGGGCGATGAAATGCACCGTGCCATCCGTTTGGTGGTTGATGTGGCCATTCATACCAAAAACATGAGCCGGGAAGAGGCCATTAAATATATGACGGATAACGAAGCCATCAGTACCGAAGGTGCCACGGCAGAAATTGAACGTTACATGGGCATACCTGCACAGGCCTTAGGTTATAAAACAGGCGCTATGAAAATACGTGAATTAAGAACTAAATACGAAAAAGAGCTGGGACCGAAATTTAAACTTGCGGCTTTTCATACCGCAGTGTTAAAAGACGGATCTTTCCCTT
- a CDS encoding pyruvate dehydrogenase complex dihydrolipoamide acetyltransferase, whose translation MADVIKMPKMSDTMTEGVLAKWHKKVGDKVKSGDVLAEVETDKATMDMESYWDGTILYIGVEEGSAVPVDAIMAVIGKEGEDYKAALEAEQAGSQESASPKSESKDEAPKAEDKKEEAAPAQGGGLSEEELAAKGVTVIRMPLLSDTMTEGVIAEWHKKVGDKVKDDDVLADVETDKATMEVMGYATGTLLHIGVEKGQAAKVNGIIAIVGPEGTDVSGILAGGSAPAPKAESAEAPKEEKQAATADSGSSSAPVAESSSDSRVKASPLAKKIAKDKGIDLAQVAGSAEGGRIIKKDIENFKPSAAPAKAESASAPAADKAAAPAPVIPTFVGEVKYTEAPVSQMRKVIAKRLAESLFTAPHFYLTISIDMDNAMAARTAINAVAPVKVSFNDIVIKAVAVALKKHPAVNSSWGGDKIRFNEHTNIGVAMAVEDGLLVPVVRFADGKSLSHISAEVKDFGGKAKAKKLQPADWEGSTFTVSNLGMFGIDEFTSIINSPDGAILSVGAIQQVPVVKNGAVVPGNVMKLTLGCDHRVVDGATGAQFLQTLKGLLEEPIRLLA comes from the coding sequence ATGGCTGATGTAATTAAAATGCCCAAAATGAGCGACACCATGACCGAAGGGGTTTTGGCGAAGTGGCATAAAAAAGTGGGCGATAAAGTGAAAAGCGGCGATGTTTTGGCAGAAGTAGAAACTGACAAAGCAACAATGGATATGGAATCTTATTGGGATGGTACCATTTTATACATAGGTGTAGAAGAAGGATCGGCTGTTCCCGTTGATGCCATCATGGCCGTTATCGGTAAAGAAGGTGAAGATTATAAAGCAGCATTAGAAGCAGAACAGGCTGGAAGTCAGGAGTCGGCAAGTCCGAAGTCTGAAAGTAAAGACGAAGCTCCTAAAGCTGAAGATAAAAAAGAAGAAGCGGCCCCTGCTCAAGGCGGTGGCTTAAGCGAAGAAGAATTAGCTGCTAAAGGTGTTACGGTTATCCGCATGCCTTTATTAAGCGATACCATGACCGAAGGCGTAATTGCCGAATGGCATAAAAAAGTTGGCGATAAAGTTAAGGATGATGATGTTCTTGCTGATGTAGAAACCGATAAGGCTACTATGGAAGTAATGGGTTATGCAACCGGAACTTTATTACACATTGGTGTAGAAAAAGGCCAGGCTGCTAAAGTAAACGGAATTATCGCTATTGTTGGTCCCGAAGGAACCGATGTGAGCGGAATTTTGGCAGGTGGTTCAGCTCCAGCTCCTAAAGCTGAAAGTGCAGAAGCACCAAAAGAAGAAAAACAAGCTGCAACTGCTGATTCAGGTTCATCATCCGCTCCTGTTGCAGAAAGTTCTTCAGATAGCCGCGTTAAAGCATCTCCTTTAGCTAAGAAAATTGCTAAAGATAAAGGGATCGATTTAGCACAGGTTGCAGGTAGTGCAGAAGGTGGTCGTATCATTAAAAAGGATATCGAAAACTTTAAACCATCGGCTGCGCCAGCTAAAGCAGAATCTGCATCAGCTCCGGCTGCTGATAAAGCTGCTGCACCAGCACCGGTTATTCCTACTTTTGTTGGCGAAGTTAAATATACAGAAGCTCCGGTTTCGCAAATGCGTAAAGTAATTGCTAAACGTTTGGCCGAAAGTTTATTTACTGCTCCACATTTCTACTTAACCATCAGTATTGATATGGACAATGCAATGGCTGCCCGTACGGCAATTAATGCTGTTGCTCCGGTTAAAGTTTCTTTCAACGATATCGTAATCAAAGCGGTTGCTGTTGCATTGAAAAAACACCCGGCAGTTAACTCATCATGGGGTGGCGATAAAATCAGATTTAACGAACATACCAACATTGGTGTAGCCATGGCTGTTGAAGACGGTTTATTGGTGCCAGTAGTACGTTTTGCTGATGGTAAATCATTATCGCACATTTCGGCTGAAGTAAAAGATTTCGGTGGAAAAGCAAAAGCTAAGAAATTACAGCCTGCAGATTGGGAAGGTTCTACTTTCACCGTATCTAACTTAGGTATGTTTGGTATTGATGAGTTTACTTCAATTATCAACTCTCCTGATGGTGCAATTTTATCAGTAGGTGCTATTCAACAAGTTCCTGTTGTTAAAAATGGTGCTGTTGTTCCTGGTAATGTAATGAAATTGACTTTAGGTTGCGATCACCGTGTGGTTGATGGCGCAACTGGGGCACAATTCTTACAAACATTAAAAGGTTTATTAGAAGAGCCAATCAGGTTATTAGCATAA